TCTTTAAAAAAGCCCTTTTTTATGGCGATCAATTTGAATGCTTTTGCCTGCTCAATGGCAATGATTACCAGAGCGGACTCTACCAGGCTTTCCCAATAAAACTGGCCATTGGTGCAATTTCAAAAATAGAAATTCCATACGGACAAAAAGATATGTCTGAGCTAAAAGAACGACTTAGAAACAATAAAAATGAATTGTTTTGCATTTTCTCTTACGAATTAAAAGATGCAATAGAAACAAGTCTTTCCTCTCAAAACCCTGACCGGATAAAAGCACCGGCAGCTGTGTTTTTCACCCCAGCAATTCTGCTGGAATTCAACCAGAAAGAAATTTCCATAAGCTCAGATTCTGAAAATGCAGATGCTGTTTACAATACGATTCAAAAAATAGAAATCCCCACTTCAGATAAGTACAATGGAAAAATCACTTCGAAAATCACAAGGGAGGATTACCTGGAAAAAATACGCAGCCTTCAAAAGCACATCAAACAGGGTGATATTTATGAAGTGAATTTTTGTATGGAATTTTTTGCCAAGGAAATTTCACTGAATCCAATTGCCACTTATGATGCACTGAACAAGAGTTCTGCAAGTCCTTTTTCTGCCCTGTTTAAATGGAATGCACATTACCTCATATCAGCAAGCCCGGAACGCTTTTTACAAAAAAAGGGAAATAAGCTTTTATCGCAGCCTATAAAAGGTACGCGCAAACGCTCAGCAGACCCAGAAGAAGATAAAATGCTGGCAAAAGAACTCTTAAATGACCCGAAAGAACAGGCAGAAAATGTAATGATCGTTGACCTGGTGAGAAATGACCTTACACCTTTTGCAAAGACAGGCTCTATCAGAGTAGAGGAATTGTTTGGCATTTACAGTTTTCCACATGTGCATCAAATGATCTCAACCGTATCTGCAGAATTAGAAAATGATAACAAATCCATTGATGCCCTTTTGAGGGCCTTTCCAATGGGATCGATGACGGGTGCGCCAAAGCTCAAAGCTATGGAATTGATAGAAAAATACGAGGAAAGCAAAAGAGGCTGGTACTCCGGTGCCCTGGGTTATTTTGATAAAAATGGGGATTTTGATCTCAGCGTAGTGATCAGAAGTATTGTTTATAATCGAAATACAAAAACAGCCTCTTTCCAGGCAGGCAGTGCCATCACCTATGATGCCATTCCCGAAAAAGAATATGAGGAATGTCTGCTAAAGGCCGAAGCCTTGAAAAATGCGCTTCGCTGTCAGTAAACAACCTCGGGGCAAGCCCACGAGGCATTTATTTGGAAAAAATACTTTTGATTACGAGGCAAGCC
The nucleotide sequence above comes from Chitinophagales bacterium. Encoded proteins:
- a CDS encoding anthranilate synthase component I family protein codes for the protein MPESYSFDSEASFERFFKKALFYGDQFECFCLLNGNDYQSGLYQAFPIKLAIGAISKIEIPYGQKDMSELKERLRNNKNELFCIFSYELKDAIETSLSSQNPDRIKAPAAVFFTPAILLEFNQKEISISSDSENADAVYNTIQKIEIPTSDKYNGKITSKITREDYLEKIRSLQKHIKQGDIYEVNFCMEFFAKEISLNPIATYDALNKSSASPFSALFKWNAHYLISASPERFLQKKGNKLLSQPIKGTRKRSADPEEDKMLAKELLNDPKEQAENVMIVDLVRNDLTPFAKTGSIRVEELFGIYSFPHVHQMISTVSAELENDNKSIDALLRAFPMGSMTGAPKLKAMELIEKYEESKRGWYSGALGYFDKNGDFDLSVVIRSIVYNRNTKTASFQAGSAITYDAIPEKEYEECLLKAEALKNALRCQ